Proteins encoded in a region of the Rhodoligotrophos appendicifer genome:
- a CDS encoding RidA family protein has translation MQRRDINAPDAPAPAGRYSQAVEVTGATKTVYLSGQVGTDKEGMIPEDAAEQCRLVWANITAQLRAAGMTTDHIVKIVTILTDLSYLGANRTARQEALGECQPASTLIIAGLVDPALKVEIEVIAVS, from the coding sequence ATGCAGCGCCGCGACATCAATGCTCCAGATGCACCCGCCCCCGCCGGACGATATTCCCAGGCGGTCGAAGTGACCGGTGCCACGAAAACCGTCTATCTCAGCGGACAGGTCGGCACCGACAAAGAGGGAATGATCCCGGAGGACGCTGCCGAGCAGTGCCGCCTCGTCTGGGCCAATATCACCGCGCAGTTACGCGCCGCAGGAATGACGACCGATCACATCGTGAAGATCGTCACGATCCTCACCGACCTGTCCTATCTCGGGGCCAACCGCACCGCGCGCCAAGAGGCGCTGGGCGAGTGCCAGCCGGCCAGCACATTGATCATCGCCGGGCTGGTGGATCCTGCCTTGAAGGTCGAGATCGAGGTGATCGCCGTCTCCTAA